A DNA window from Solanum lycopersicum chromosome 3, SLM_r2.1 contains the following coding sequences:
- the LOC101268650 gene encoding uncharacterized protein, with product MNPPSFIGSSTTEDPENFVEELKKVFEVMHVVDTEKVELAAYQLKCVTRTLFDQWMDGRVEGTPHPSWACLEEAFLGRCRNGQTGCFKCSKEGHFRREFPKNKQGGGNLGNRAHSSAAAPPDGAAPRRATSGTSRGTNRLYSLNHRQQQDNSPHVVTDHIVSGEGIKVDNQKIEAVHSLPRHISPTDIKSFLGVAGYYWRFVEVFSSISYRMTKLT from the exons atgaatcctcctagtTTCATTGGTTCAAGCACTACTGAGGATCCGGAAAACTTTGTGGAAGAGTTGAAGAAAGTGTTTGAGGTAATGCATGTGGTTGATACTGAGAAGGTTGAATTAGCCGCATATCAACTAAAGTGTGTGACTAGAACCTTGTTTGATCAATGGATGGATGGGAGAGTTGAGGGTACACCACATCCAAGTTGGGCTTGTTTAGAAGAAGCCTTCTTAGGGAG ATGTCGTAATGGCCAGACAGGTTGTTTCAAGTGTAGTAAAGAGGGTCACTTCAGGAGAGAGTTCCCCAAGAATAAGCAAGGTGGTGGAAATTTAGGAAATAGAGCTCATTCTTCAGCAGCTGCTCCACCAGACGGGGCTGCACCTAGGAGAGCTACTTCTGGTACTAGTAGAGGAACAAATCGCTTGTATTCTCTCAATCATCGCCAACAACAAGACAACTCTCCACATGTTGTCAcgg ATCACATTGTTTCTGGTGAAGGGATAAAAGTTGACAATCAGAAGATTGAAGCAGTTCATAGTTTGCCTAGACACATATCTCCAACAGATATAAAGAGTTTCTTGGGTGTGGCAGGCTATTATTGGAGATTTGTTGAAGTATTCTCATCTATATCATATCGTATGACCAAGTTAACTTAG